One window of Streptomyces sp. FIT100 genomic DNA carries:
- a CDS encoding energy-coupling factor ABC transporter permease, whose translation MHVPDGFIDLPVSGAAAAVAAGALAVSLRGARRELGGTSHAGGYGGERTAPLAGLVAAFIFAVQMLNFPVAAGTSGHLLGGALAAILVGPYTGVLCIAVVLLLQGILFADGGLTALGVNITVMGVVTVVVAYALFRGLVHVLPRKRSSITVASFAAALVSVPAAAAAFTLIYAIGGTTDVPIGTVLSAMVGVHVLIGIGEAVITMLTVGAVVAVRPDLVYGARGLSAPLKLRVGGELVDAAPSSTVPAPGASARPVWIAGIVTSLVLAGFVSFYASANPDGLEKVAADKGIDKKVEDHAAADSPLADYGVKDVDNVRVSGGLAGVIGVGATVAAGTGLFVVVRRRQGASKDPAATRVPTETV comes from the coding sequence ATGCATGTCCCAGACGGATTCATCGATCTGCCCGTCTCCGGTGCGGCCGCTGCCGTCGCCGCCGGTGCCCTCGCGGTCAGCCTGCGCGGCGCCCGCCGGGAGCTCGGGGGCACCTCCCATGCCGGAGGCTACGGGGGAGAGAGGACCGCGCCGCTGGCCGGTCTCGTCGCCGCCTTCATCTTCGCCGTGCAGATGCTGAACTTCCCGGTCGCGGCCGGCACGAGCGGACATCTGCTGGGCGGAGCCCTGGCGGCGATCCTCGTCGGGCCGTACACGGGCGTCCTCTGTATCGCCGTCGTCCTGCTGCTCCAGGGCATCCTCTTCGCGGACGGCGGCCTCACGGCGCTGGGCGTCAACATCACGGTGATGGGCGTCGTCACGGTCGTCGTCGCCTACGCGCTCTTCCGCGGTCTGGTGCACGTGCTGCCGAGGAAGCGCAGCTCCATCACGGTGGCCTCGTTCGCCGCCGCGCTCGTCTCGGTCCCCGCGGCCGCCGCTGCCTTCACGCTGATCTACGCGATCGGCGGCACCACCGACGTCCCGATCGGCACCGTGCTCAGCGCCATGGTCGGCGTCCACGTCCTGATCGGCATCGGCGAGGCCGTCATCACGATGCTGACCGTCGGCGCCGTCGTCGCCGTGCGCCCCGACCTCGTGTACGGGGCGCGCGGGCTGTCCGCACCGCTCAAGCTGCGTGTCGGCGGCGAGCTGGTGGACGCCGCGCCGTCGTCCACCGTGCCCGCGCCCGGCGCCTCCGCCCGCCCGGTGTGGATCGCGGGCATCGTGACCTCCCTCGTGCTGGCCGGATTCGTCTCCTTCTACGCCTCAGCCAACCCCGACGGCCTGGAGAAGGTCGCGGCCGACAAGGGCATCGACAAGAAGGTCGAGGACCACGCGGCCGCCGACTCGCCCCTCGCCGACTACGGCGTCAAGGACGTCGACAACGTCCGGGTCTCCGGCGGTCTGGCCGGGGTGATCGGGGTCGGCGCCACGGTCGCGGCGGGCACCGGGCTCTTCGTCGTGGTGCGACGCCGTCAGGGCGCGAGCAAGGACCCCGCCGCCACCCGCGTCCCGACGGAAACCGTCTGA
- a CDS encoding SDR family NAD(P)-dependent oxidoreductase, with the protein MQRFEGYGVLITGAGRGVGEATARRLASEGARVLVTDIDGELAAATAETIPGAASCPCDVTDRAAVEAAVARAVDEFGALDVLVNNAYSCSFDTPLFEDQPDDTWQRDLDTVLTGAFRCSRAALPHLAKAGGRGAIVNIGSVNAEQDFGNHAYSAAKAGLASLTRTLAGDAAQRGVRVNQINPGTIRTPAWSDREHHLAALAPVYPLGRVGTAEDIAAAVAFLASSDAAWITGTTLRVDGGLLAVNTSFQQVLPR; encoded by the coding sequence ATGCAGCGATTCGAGGGATACGGAGTACTGATCACCGGAGCCGGGCGGGGCGTCGGCGAGGCCACCGCCCGCAGACTCGCCTCCGAAGGGGCCAGGGTCCTGGTCACGGACATCGACGGCGAGCTCGCCGCGGCCACCGCGGAGACGATCCCGGGCGCCGCCTCGTGCCCGTGCGACGTGACCGACCGCGCCGCGGTCGAGGCGGCGGTCGCCCGCGCCGTCGACGAGTTCGGCGCGCTCGACGTCCTCGTCAACAACGCCTACTCCTGCTCCTTCGACACCCCGCTCTTCGAGGACCAGCCCGACGACACCTGGCAGCGGGACCTCGACACCGTCCTCACCGGCGCCTTCCGCTGCTCCCGTGCCGCCCTCCCGCACCTGGCGAAGGCGGGCGGCCGCGGCGCGATCGTCAACATCGGCTCCGTCAACGCCGAACAGGACTTCGGCAACCACGCCTACAGCGCGGCCAAGGCGGGCCTCGCCTCCCTCACCCGCACCCTCGCGGGCGACGCGGCCCAGCGCGGCGTGCGCGTCAACCAGATCAACCCCGGCACGATCCGCACCCCCGCCTGGTCCGACCGCGAACACCACCTCGCCGCCCTGGCTCCCGTCTACCCCCTGGGCCGTGTCGGCACCGCCGAAGACATCGCGGCGGCGGTCGCCTTCCTCGCCTCCTCGGACGCCGCCTGGATCACGGGCACCACGCTCCGGGTGGACGGCGGCCTGCTGGCGGTGAACACGAGCTTCCAGCAGGTGCTCCCCCGATGA
- a CDS encoding TetR/AcrR family transcriptional regulator has product MARSRITPEREAELYEAVLDLLREVGYDALTMDAVAARTRSSKATLYRQWGSKPELVARALRHDKPVDISAIDTGSLRGDFHAIVERTDDCQMEKDSALMRALAHAVHENPELHAALRELLIEPEVIGLDTVLRRAVDRGEVSADNPALTYVSHMLVGAFVARQLIEDRNVDQAFLSDYLDAVVLPALGVR; this is encoded by the coding sequence ATGGCACGCAGCAGGATCACGCCCGAGCGCGAGGCCGAGCTGTACGAGGCCGTGCTCGACCTGTTGCGCGAAGTCGGTTACGACGCCCTCACCATGGACGCCGTCGCCGCCAGGACCCGCTCCAGCAAGGCCACCCTCTACCGCCAGTGGGGGAGCAAGCCCGAGCTGGTCGCCAGGGCCCTGCGGCACGACAAGCCCGTGGACATCTCGGCCATCGACACGGGGTCGCTGCGCGGCGACTTCCACGCGATCGTCGAGCGCACCGACGACTGCCAGATGGAGAAGGACTCCGCGCTGATGCGGGCCCTCGCCCATGCCGTCCACGAGAATCCCGAACTCCACGCGGCCCTGCGCGAGCTGCTGATCGAGCCCGAGGTCATCGGTCTCGACACGGTGCTCCGGCGGGCCGTCGACCGGGGCGAGGTCAGTGCGGACAACCCCGCGCTGACCTACGTCTCGCACATGCTGGTCGGCGCCTTCGTCGCCCGGCAGCTCATCGAGGACAGAAACGTCGACCAGGCGTTCCTGTCGGACTACCTCGACGCCGTGGTCCTTCCCGCACTGGGTGTGCGGTGA
- the cbiQ gene encoding cobalt ECF transporter T component CbiQ, with amino-acid sequence MGAGHTHKLYRHGHSPIHALPPHCKIAAALCFVLIVVATPREAVWAFGLYAVLLGAVAAVARIPAGLLLRRLLIELPFVAFALLMPFVVPGQRTELLGISLSVPGLWGAWNILAKGTLGVATSVLLASTTELRALLLGLQRLRLPPLMVQIASFMIRYGDVVTDEMRRMSIARRSRGFEARGVRHWGVLAKSAGALFIRSYERGERVHLAMVSRGYAGTMPVIDEVTAGRAQWAYAAALPFSALAVCLLGWTL; translated from the coding sequence ATGGGCGCGGGCCACACACACAAGCTCTACCGGCACGGGCACTCGCCCATCCACGCGCTGCCCCCGCACTGCAAGATCGCCGCGGCGCTGTGCTTCGTGCTGATCGTGGTCGCCACGCCGCGCGAGGCGGTGTGGGCCTTCGGCCTGTACGCCGTGCTGCTCGGCGCGGTCGCCGCCGTGGCCCGCATCCCCGCGGGCCTTCTGCTGCGCCGGCTGCTGATCGAGCTCCCGTTCGTCGCCTTCGCGCTGCTCATGCCCTTCGTCGTGCCGGGCCAGCGGACCGAGCTGCTCGGGATCTCCCTCTCCGTCCCCGGACTGTGGGGTGCCTGGAACATCCTCGCCAAGGGGACCCTGGGCGTCGCCACCTCCGTCCTGCTCGCATCGACCACCGAACTGCGCGCGCTGCTGCTCGGACTCCAGCGGCTCAGACTGCCGCCGCTGATGGTGCAGATCGCGTCGTTCATGATCCGCTACGGCGATGTCGTCACCGACGAGATGCGGCGGATGTCCATCGCCCGTCGCTCGCGCGGCTTCGAGGCGCGCGGCGTACGCCACTGGGGCGTGCTCGCCAAGTCCGCGGGCGCGCTGTTCATCCGCTCCTACGAGCGCGGTGAGCGGGTGCACCTGGCCATGGTCAGCCGGGGGTACGCGGGCACCATGCCGGTCATCGACGAGGTGACCGCCGGCCGTGCCCAGTGGGCGTACGCCGCCGCGCTCCCGTTCTCGGCACTCGCCGTCTGTCTGCTTGGCTGGACCCTATGA
- a CDS encoding SsgA family sporulation/cell division regulator, giving the protein MSPAVERPSVEEHAGTVAVEVHAKARIVNDAPHYRSVPVALRYAPGDDPGIVRFAFPTGIVWTFPRELLETGLRAPARRGDVAIWPCGRAQVVVEFHSPEGVAVVQFDSRPLLRFLRRTHAEAAAAATEVVTDAATPAG; this is encoded by the coding sequence ATGTCCCCCGCTGTCGAGCGCCCCTCCGTGGAAGAGCATGCCGGCACTGTCGCCGTGGAAGTGCATGCCAAGGCCCGGATCGTCAACGACGCCCCTCACTACCGGTCGGTGCCGGTGGCCCTGCGCTACGCGCCGGGGGACGATCCCGGCATCGTCCGCTTCGCCTTCCCCACCGGCATCGTCTGGACCTTCCCGCGCGAGCTGCTGGAGACGGGGCTGCGCGCGCCCGCCCGCCGCGGCGACGTCGCGATCTGGCCCTGCGGCCGCGCCCAGGTGGTGGTGGAGTTCCACTCGCCGGAGGGGGTGGCGGTGGTCCAGTTCGACTCCCGCCCCCTGCTGCGCTTCCTGCGCCGCACACACGCGGAGGCGGCCGCGGCCGCCACGGAGGTCGTGACGGACGCGGCCACCCCGGCCGGCTGA
- a CDS encoding EamA family transporter — MSVLVAAAVLMAAVTHASWNAIAHHIKDQLIGFTLILGGAASIGAVMACFAPLPAAAAWPYLIASAALHIGYHFLLMRSFALGDFGQMYPIARGTAPLVVTVLATVLVGESLSPWQLAGVAVACAGLVGLALWGIRDAGTRPQWAALLAALATGLSIAAYTVVDGIGVRASGTAIGYIAWLMVLEGVLVPLYAYRVHRGRLLAELRPHAARGLLGAVLALLAYGLVLWAQTRAPLAPIAALRESSIIVGAAIGALFFKERFGAPRVAAAGLMVVGIGMMLAS; from the coding sequence GTGAGCGTCCTCGTCGCGGCCGCGGTCCTCATGGCCGCGGTCACGCACGCGAGCTGGAACGCGATCGCGCACCACATCAAGGACCAGCTCATCGGCTTCACGCTGATTCTGGGCGGCGCGGCGTCGATCGGCGCGGTGATGGCCTGCTTCGCGCCGCTGCCCGCCGCCGCCGCGTGGCCCTATCTGATCGCGTCGGCGGCGCTGCACATCGGCTACCACTTCCTGCTGATGCGGTCGTTCGCACTCGGCGACTTCGGCCAGATGTACCCGATCGCCCGCGGCACGGCGCCGCTCGTCGTGACCGTGCTGGCCACCGTCCTCGTCGGCGAGAGCCTGAGCCCCTGGCAGCTGGCCGGGGTGGCGGTCGCCTGCGCGGGCCTGGTCGGCCTCGCGCTGTGGGGCATCAGGGACGCGGGCACCCGCCCGCAGTGGGCGGCGCTGCTGGCCGCGCTCGCGACGGGCCTGTCGATCGCCGCGTACACGGTCGTGGACGGCATCGGCGTCCGCGCGTCCGGCACGGCGATCGGCTACATCGCCTGGCTGATGGTGCTCGAAGGCGTCCTCGTCCCCCTCTACGCCTACCGGGTCCACCGCGGCCGGCTCCTCGCCGAACTCCGCCCCCACGCCGCCCGTGGGCTTCTCGGCGCGGTGCTCGCGCTCCTCGCCTACGGCCTGGTCCTGTGGGCCCAGACCCGCGCGCCGCTCGCCCCGATCGCGGCCCTGCGCGAATCGAGCATCATCGTGGGCGCGGCGATAGGCGCCCTTTTCTTCAAGGAACGCTTCGGCGCTCCGCGCGTCGCGGCGGCGGGCCTGATGGTGGTGGGCATCGGGATGATGCTGGCGTCCTAG
- a CDS encoding energy-coupling factor ABC transporter ATP-binding protein — protein sequence MTPSPSPPHSLDVRGLAYAYPDGHQALFGVDLSIGRGERVALLGPNGAGKTTLVLHLNGILTAGAGTVTVAGLPVGKQHMAEIRRKVGIVFQDPDDQLFMPTVREDVAFGPAAAGLRGAELEERVRTALDRVGMGEYLERPPHHLSFGQRRRVAVATVLAMEPEILVLDEPSSNLDPASRRELADILRSLDVTVLMVTHDLPYALELCPRSVILSEGVIVADGPTQELLGDADLMRAHRLELPFGFDPRAVTTGA from the coding sequence ATGACCCCGTCCCCGTCCCCGCCCCACTCCCTCGACGTACGCGGGCTCGCGTATGCCTACCCCGACGGCCACCAGGCCCTCTTCGGCGTCGATCTGTCCATCGGGCGCGGCGAGCGGGTCGCCCTGCTCGGCCCGAACGGGGCCGGCAAGACCACCCTCGTCCTCCATCTCAACGGCATCCTCACCGCCGGTGCGGGCACGGTCACCGTCGCAGGACTGCCGGTCGGCAAGCAGCACATGGCCGAGATCCGCCGCAAGGTCGGCATCGTCTTCCAGGACCCCGACGACCAGCTCTTCATGCCGACCGTCCGGGAGGACGTCGCCTTCGGTCCTGCCGCCGCCGGGCTGCGCGGCGCGGAGCTGGAGGAGCGCGTACGCACCGCGCTCGACCGGGTCGGCATGGGGGAGTACCTCGAACGTCCTCCGCACCACCTCTCCTTCGGCCAGCGCCGCCGGGTCGCCGTCGCGACCGTCCTCGCCATGGAGCCGGAGATCCTGGTCCTCGACGAGCCCTCGTCCAATCTCGACCCGGCCTCCCGCCGCGAACTCGCCGACATCCTGCGGTCGTTGGACGTCACGGTCCTCATGGTCACGCACGACCTGCCGTACGCGCTGGAGCTGTGCCCGCGCTCGGTGATCCTCAGCGAGGGCGTGATCGTGGCCGACGGCCCCACCCAGGAGCTGCTCGGAGACGCCGATCTGATGCGGGCGCACCGGCTGGAGCTGCCGTTCGGCTTCGACCCGCGGGCTGTGACGACGGGCGCCTGA
- a CDS encoding serine hydrolase domain-containing protein: MDVQGTVAEGFEPVRDAFIRNFEQRGERGAAVAVYRDGVKVVDLWAGVRDAESDAGTQADSGSGGAAPWAVDTAQIVRSATKGVAAAVPLLLHQRGQLDLDAPVGTYWPEFKAAGKERVLVRHLLSHRAGVPALDRPLTVAEAADGSSGARAVAAQTPAWEPGTDHGYHAQTYSWLLSELVRRVTGRTIGRWVAEEITRPLGLDLWIGLPAEEAYRVGRIGKVDEPPAAAGGGLKVRPKRSVAEAYRDPESLTRRAFGAIDPLPDENDPLYRAAELPASNGISTARALARFYAATIGRVDGHRLFAPATVTLARTEESAGPDRVLVVGTRFGLGYMLHGPASPLLGPGSFGHPGRGGSLGLADPDAGIALGYVTNGMRKGVTADPRAQALVRAVRSAT; encoded by the coding sequence GTGGACGTCCAGGGGACGGTGGCGGAGGGCTTCGAGCCCGTCCGGGACGCGTTCATACGCAACTTCGAGCAGCGCGGGGAGCGCGGTGCGGCCGTCGCCGTCTACCGGGACGGCGTGAAGGTCGTCGACCTGTGGGCCGGCGTCCGGGACGCCGAATCCGACGCCGGCACCCAGGCGGACTCCGGCTCCGGTGGTGCCGCTCCGTGGGCCGTGGACACCGCGCAGATCGTCCGCTCGGCGACCAAGGGCGTCGCCGCCGCCGTACCGCTGCTGCTGCACCAGCGCGGGCAGCTCGACCTGGACGCGCCGGTCGGGACGTACTGGCCGGAGTTCAAGGCGGCCGGCAAGGAGCGGGTGCTCGTACGGCATCTGCTGTCGCACCGGGCCGGGGTGCCCGCCCTCGACCGGCCCCTCACCGTGGCGGAGGCCGCCGACGGCTCGTCCGGGGCACGCGCGGTCGCCGCGCAGACGCCGGCCTGGGAGCCGGGCACCGACCACGGCTACCACGCGCAGACCTACAGCTGGCTGCTGTCCGAACTCGTCCGGCGGGTCACCGGGCGCACCATCGGCCGCTGGGTCGCCGAGGAGATCACCCGCCCGCTGGGCCTGGACCTCTGGATCGGGCTCCCCGCCGAAGAGGCGTACCGGGTGGGCCGGATCGGCAAGGTCGACGAGCCGCCGGCCGCCGCGGGCGGCGGGCTGAAGGTGCGGCCCAAGCGGTCGGTGGCCGAGGCGTACCGCGACCCGGAGTCGCTGACCCGCCGCGCCTTCGGCGCGATCGACCCGCTGCCGGACGAGAACGACCCGCTGTACCGCGCCGCGGAGCTCCCAGCGTCCAACGGCATCTCCACGGCCCGCGCGCTGGCCCGTTTCTACGCCGCCACCATCGGCCGGGTCGACGGGCACCGGCTCTTCGCGCCCGCCACCGTCACCCTCGCCCGCACCGAGGAGTCGGCGGGCCCGGACCGCGTCCTCGTCGTCGGCACCCGCTTCGGCCTCGGCTACATGCTCCACGGCCCCGCGTCCCCGCTGCTGGGCCCCGGGTCCTTCGGCCACCCGGGCCGCGGCGGCTCGCTCGGCCTCGCCGACCCCGATGCGGGCATCGCGCTCGGATACGTCACCAACGGTATGCGCAAGGGCGTCACGGCCGATCCGCGCGCCCAGGCTCTGGTCAGGGCGGTCCGCTCGGCGACATGA
- a CDS encoding MMPL family transporter — protein sequence MATFLYKLGRSAFRRRRLVALIWVALLALAGIGAASAPAATSSSFSIPGTEAQRAFDLLEERFPGASADGATARVVFKAPAGEKMTDPANKAEVQKTVAELRSGSDQVASVVDPYRAKAVSKDGTVAYTQVSYKVSGMELADKDREALTEAGEQARESGLTVEIGGDALQAAPETGASEIIGVAVAAVVLLITFGSLVAAGLPLLTAIIGVGIGVSGITALAGVLDLGSTTATLATMIGLAVGIDYALFIVSRYRAELAEGREREEAAGRAVGTAGSAVVFAGLTVVIALVGLAVVNIPMLSKMGFAAAGTVAIAVLIALTLIPALLGFAGNRVLGRKARRQAPASDKPNMGTRWARLVLRHPVAVLLAGVVGLGAIAVPAASLEMGLPDDGSQPTSTTQRRAYDLLSDGFGPGFNGPLLVVVDGDKAAADSTAEEISGLDGVAAVTPATYNKAGDAAMITVIPKDRPSSTQTEQLVHSIRDTSGDDVYVTGSTAMNIDFSQRMNDALLPYLGLVVGLAFLLLTVVFRSVLVPLKAALGFLLSVVAALGAVVAVFQWGWLGSLFGVEQTGPIMSMMPIFMVGVVFGLAMDYEVFLVTRMREAYVHGERPGQAIVTGFRHGARVVTAAAVIMIAVFAGFIGSSEQMVKMIGFGLAIAVFFDAFVVRMAIVPAVLALLGHRAWWLPRWLDRALPKVDVEGDGLRTDDDAAGGPAADPDPDAERELVRV from the coding sequence GTGGCCACGTTCCTCTACAAGCTCGGCAGGTCCGCCTTCCGGCGACGACGCCTCGTCGCACTGATCTGGGTCGCCCTGCTCGCGCTCGCCGGCATCGGCGCCGCCTCCGCGCCCGCCGCCACGTCCAGCTCCTTCTCGATCCCGGGGACCGAGGCCCAGCGCGCCTTCGACCTCCTGGAGGAGCGCTTTCCCGGCGCCAGCGCCGACGGTGCCACCGCGCGCGTCGTCTTCAAGGCGCCCGCGGGCGAGAAGATGACCGACCCGGCCAACAAGGCCGAGGTCCAGAAGACCGTCGCCGAGCTCAGGTCCGGCTCGGACCAGGTCGCCTCGGTCGTCGACCCGTACCGGGCCAAGGCCGTCAGCAAGGACGGCACGGTCGCCTACACCCAGGTCTCGTACAAGGTCAGCGGCATGGAGCTGGCAGACAAGGACCGGGAAGCCCTCACCGAGGCGGGCGAGCAGGCGAGGGAGTCCGGGCTGACCGTCGAGATCGGCGGTGACGCCCTCCAGGCCGCGCCCGAGACCGGCGCCTCCGAGATCATCGGCGTCGCCGTCGCCGCGGTCGTGCTCCTGATCACCTTCGGCTCGCTGGTCGCCGCCGGACTGCCGCTGCTCACCGCGATCATCGGCGTCGGCATCGGCGTATCCGGCATCACCGCGCTGGCCGGCGTTCTGGACCTGGGGTCCACCACCGCCACCCTCGCCACCATGATCGGCCTCGCCGTCGGCATCGACTACGCGCTCTTCATCGTCTCCCGCTACCGCGCCGAGCTGGCCGAGGGCCGCGAGCGCGAAGAGGCCGCCGGACGGGCCGTCGGCACCGCCGGCTCCGCCGTCGTCTTCGCCGGACTGACCGTCGTCATCGCGCTGGTCGGCCTCGCCGTCGTCAACATCCCGATGCTCAGCAAGATGGGCTTCGCCGCCGCCGGTACGGTCGCGATCGCCGTCCTCATCGCGCTCACCCTGATCCCGGCGCTGCTCGGCTTCGCGGGTAACCGGGTGCTGGGCCGCAAGGCCCGCCGGCAGGCCCCGGCGAGCGACAAGCCCAACATGGGCACGCGCTGGGCCCGCCTCGTGCTGCGCCACCCGGTCGCCGTCCTGCTCGCGGGCGTCGTCGGCCTCGGCGCCATCGCCGTACCCGCCGCGTCGCTGGAGATGGGGCTGCCCGACGACGGCTCCCAGCCCACCAGCACCACTCAGCGGCGGGCGTACGACCTGCTCTCGGACGGTTTCGGCCCCGGCTTCAACGGGCCGCTGCTCGTGGTCGTCGACGGCGACAAGGCCGCGGCCGACAGCACCGCCGAGGAGATCTCCGGCCTCGACGGCGTCGCGGCCGTCACCCCGGCCACGTACAACAAGGCCGGCGACGCGGCGATGATCACCGTCATCCCGAAGGACCGGCCCAGCTCCACGCAGACCGAGCAGCTCGTCCACTCCATCCGGGACACCAGCGGTGACGACGTCTACGTCACCGGCAGCACCGCGATGAACATCGACTTCTCGCAGCGGATGAACGACGCGCTGCTCCCGTATCTCGGGCTCGTCGTCGGCCTCGCCTTCCTGCTCCTGACGGTGGTCTTCCGGTCCGTTCTGGTCCCGCTGAAGGCGGCGCTCGGCTTCCTGCTCTCGGTGGTCGCGGCGCTCGGCGCGGTCGTCGCGGTCTTCCAGTGGGGCTGGCTCGGCTCCCTCTTCGGGGTCGAGCAGACCGGCCCCATCATGTCGATGATGCCGATCTTCATGGTGGGTGTCGTCTTCGGGCTCGCCATGGACTACGAGGTCTTCCTGGTCACGCGGATGCGTGAGGCGTACGTCCACGGGGAGCGGCCGGGGCAGGCCATCGTGACCGGCTTCCGGCACGGGGCCCGCGTGGTCACCGCCGCGGCCGTGATCATGATCGCGGTGTTCGCCGGCTTCATCGGGTCGAGCGAGCAGATGGTGAAGATGATCGGCTTCGGCCTCGCCATCGCGGTCTTCTTCGACGCCTTCGTCGTGCGGATGGCGATCGTGCCCGCGGTGCTGGCGCTCCTCGGCCACCGGGCCTGGTGGCTGCCGCGATGGCTGGACCGGGCGCTGCCGAAGGTGGACGTGGAGGGCGACGGGCTGCGGACCGATGACGACGCGGCCGGCGGTCCGGCCGCCGACCCGGACCCGGACGCGGAGCGCGAGCTCGTACGCGTCTGA